In the Romeriopsis navalis LEGE 11480 genome, GGCATCCACCGCCGCCGAACGATCGACATCCGTATCAAAAATAATTCCAAAATCCGCTTGCTGCTCCACCACAGCCGCGCAAATTGATGCCATTGCCTCGGCGTTCTCCGGGTTGGGAATATGGTTGGGAAACATGCCATCCGGCTCTAGAAACTGACTGCCAGTGGTGTCAGCCCCCAGCGGCTCTAGCACCTGCCCCGCATAGAATCCACCGGCCCCATTCCCGGCATCAACGATGATTTTTAGGCCCTTCAGTGGCTCAGCCGCTCCCACCGCAGCCCGGATTTTCTCAACCAATTGGCCCGCATACACCGCGATAAAATCCTGGGCGACGATCGCCCCCGGATCGTCCGCCGCCGCAAACTCATCCCCCGCCGCTAAAGCCAAAATTGCACTAATGTCCGCCTTGCCTAAACCACCCTGCTTAGTAAAAAACTTCAGTCCATTGCGATTAAACGGCAAATGACTCGCCGTCATCATAATCGCCCCATCACAGTCAAACCCCGCGGTCACGGTACTCATAAACATCGCCGGAGTCGAAGCCATTCCAAAGTCGTAGACATCACTACCCAGTGTTGTCATGCCCGTCATCACCGACTGCATCAGTTCCGGCCCCGAAATCCGGCTATCGCGGCCCACCGCCAGTTGCAAATCCGCGACTGGTTTACCCAACTTATCCGCCAGCCAAGTGACAAACGCTTGCCCCAATTTTGTCGCGACTTCTGGGGTGAGGTTGACGGGTTCATCGGGTACACCCGCGATCGCGACACCGCGAATATCCGAGCCATTTTGCAGTTTTTTCCAGTCTTGCATAGGTCGCTTAGCCGAGTGCTGAGTCTAAGTGGATGATTAAATGAATGGTTCGGAATAAGAACCTGATGCCAAATCCCAAAATTACTGCGACCGCTCAAATCCCCCTCACCCCCCTTAAACAGGGGAAACCGATTCAACTTTCCCCTTGTTGGCAAAACCTCTCCAAAGGCGATAGGGGAATTTAGGGGGAGCCGCAACCGTCGCAACTAAAAATTGATTTGGTATTACTGATCATGCCTGGAACGATCGACAAACCCAAAAAATCCACTACTTTGATTCAAATTTTCCCAAGCAATCCAAAATATTTGCGGAATCCGGCGGTGCCCGCCTGTAGCTATCCCTGCATCACAACTCACACCAACTGCTGAGACTGAACATGAATAGTCTGCGCCGCATCGTAATCACCTACGCCAAAATCGAGATCGGGCTCGGATTACTGCTCATCTTATTGGTCGTCGGCCACTCAGTTTTGACCCACAATCAGCAGCATACCCAGCCAGCCACTTTTCAAAATCTGCCGACTGTCGAGCAGTAACAACGACAGCTATCGTTTGACTCCAAGGCTTGCAATCACTTGCCGCGATCGCGCCGTCATCGATTCCAGCGTGGCGTTCATCACATCATTATTCTGACCAAACACCGTAAACACCAGGGACTCGCGATACACTCGCTGAGCCGGATGGTCACTGTAATTGGCTGCGCCCCGTGAAGCGGCCACCGCCGCATGGGCACAGCGCGTCGCCTGGTCGATCGACCAAGCCCGGAGGCGGAGACAATCAGCGAAGACCGGATTGGCTAACATCTGATAAATCTGGTCGCGACATTGCTGCACTTCTTGGTTCAGCGCCGCATAGGTGTCAGCGATCGCCGGAATATCCGATCGCCGGGCCTGGGCCAAAATATCCAGTCCCGCCTGGGCACAACCCAAGGTAAAAAAGCAGTAGGTGAAGGGATGGGCTCGATCGTAAGCATGAATCCAGCCCGGTGGCTTAATATCAACCAACTGCGTCTCTGACACAAAATAATCTTGCAGCGTTGCAGTGACAGTCTGGGTAGACCCCATTGCCGCCAGCGCCAGCGGCGGATCAAAGATCATTACCCCATCATCGCCTGGATTCCCCTGTTCACTGGGCACAAATGGCACAAGCACAAACACCGCCTGTCCATCCGGCAGTTCCGCCGCCAATAGCCAATAATCAAAGATCCCAAAGCCGGTAATCCAAGGCACTGTGCCATTAAAAATATACCCACCATCAGTTTGGGTCACACTGATCGGTTGCTTAACCCGTCGCAAATGCGAATAGCCCACACCCAGCCCTAGCTGACCACTGGTAGCTTGTTTGAGATAAGCCTGCTTCAGCGCTTGATTATTCGATGCAGCGACTTCCTGAACAGCCCGTTGGTGCTGAATTTGCAAAAATGCCAGCGCCCCAGAATAACGCGTAGACTGCTCAATAAACTGGTAAACCGCCGTGGCTTCCCAATCCTGACCACCCCATTCTCGTGGTGCCCTCAGGCCCAGCAGTTGATGTTCTCCCAGCAGCCGAAATGCCGCTTTGAGCGCCTGTGGGTCACGATCGAGCTGCGTGGCTTGCGGGGCGATCGCCGTTTTGAGCAATGAGTCGATGCGATTTTCCTCGGACAGTGAGGCAGTCGGTAAGTTCATCGAGATTTCAGGCTGGCTTGAGAAGTCCACTAGATTGATTTAGTAGTCACTATCCGCGACACAGATTCCCTTGCACTTCAGACCGTTGCTAGCAGTACGTTTACAGTGACGGCAGAGGATCTTATCGGCTTCTGCAGCGGCCGTATTATCGGGGGGGTGAGACGCTTGTGTCTGCGCATCTGTGGGCTGAAGTTGGGCCGTCATAAGGACAAGGAATATTTGGAGTTCTCTCTACATTATGACAAATTATTGCGATTCCCTGGGCGGAAGATTTTCGCAGCAACTAGAGAACTGGCTCGCGCGTAACTGCATAACGCCGCTGGGAAAACGGCAAATCAACTTAGACGAAACCACACCATGACTCCAAGAAACAAGCGTTGAGTACGCTACAGTCTCCCAGTTTAAACTGTAAAGAAAAAGAGAACAGCATTAACGTTGTGCCGGAAAGAAATGATATTTTTCTTTTTGTGATCTATTTTAGGCCGGTCTTACTTGATGGCGCGAATGCACTCCTTACGCCGTTGGGTAGGGCTATTTTTCTGAAAATTCTTAGCTGAACAGCTTTTATTTAAGAAAAATCAGTATTTTCTGAATCGATACTCCCATCAAATAGGCCCTGATAGAACTTTGGGCTTGATTAACGAATTAAAACTCAGTGCGAACAATTGCGTTCAAACTTGGCAGCATTACATCGGTTTTAATCGTTTAGGTTTCAGAAGTTACAGAATTAGCATTGTTAATCATGTAACTTTATTTATGTTCCTTATTCACTCAAAGATCATGCTTGCCAAACGACGCCATGTCATGCGTACCGTTATCGCACTAGAACAGCAGATTCAGGATGGAAACTTATCAGTATTTAACCGCCAAATGCTACAAAAACAGGTTGACTTAATGCGTACACGCTATCCTGCTTGTTTTGCTTCAGAGTAAGCATTTGGTTGATTGTATTGCCATGTCATAGGCGCGATCGTTCACGAGGAGAAGGTGGCGATCGCGCTTTTTATTGGTTTTCACGCTGCTCCCTGTTAGCAAAAGCATTAGCCAGTCGGCATCAGCCCCACTCAGGGTGAGACATCACAGGTCTCTGACCACTAAGTGCGACAGGGTATCGCGTAGAATATATGCCTGATGATTAGTTCTCTCTTTTCGGCATGATGGATGGCGTTTCTCTCGAACAGTTTTTGCACAGTCCGGCGCGATCGCTACTTACATATCCCCAATCAGAGCTAGCCGCCGCACGAATTGATGAATTGCAAGCGTTGGGCATCACCAAGATTTACAACTATGGTGCAGTACGTCTACAACACTGGCATTGTCTGGGCCTCGGTTATTTTGGGTTAGTTTTACTGGTGGAATATCAGGGGCAACTGACTGCGCTAAAGGTGCGACGATCGGATGCCTCGCGGGCTTCCTTTGAGCAGGAAGCCGCAATGCTGCGCTTAGCGAATACAAAACAAATTGGGCCAAAACTCCAAGGCGTTAGTCAAGACTTCCTGCTAATGGATTATGTCGCAGGACCGTTATTCGTCAATTGGCTCAAAGCTGATGTGATTGATAATGTGCAGACGGTTCACGATCTCGTCCTAAATTTATTGCAACAAGCGTTTCAACTTGATCAACTAGGACTCGATCACGGCAATTTACGCTGTGTCACGGCCCATGTGATTGTGTCAAACAATCAACCGATTTTGTTAGACTTCAGCTCTGCCAGCACCACCCGGCGGCCCGCCAACATCACCACTCTGATCCAGGGATTGTTTTGGGGTACGAGTCTCGTGCCATTGCTTCAACAGTATGGCTTACAGCTCGATCGAGAAACCGCGATTCCGTTGTTAAGAAGCTATAAACAACAGCCCAGTGCCGAGAATTTTGAGCAATTATTAAACCAGATTTTCGGTGCCCGATCGACTTCGGTTTAGTCCAGTGTTAGAAATCAGCATTCACCGGAAATATAATCCGAAATCATGCATTTACAAGATGTAATCAAACAGCTAGAAGCATTAGCCAACCCAGCCAATGTTGCAACGAAGCAGAACAAATTTGGGATTGTGGCCGATCGCGCCCTCGGCATTTATCAAAAAGACCTCGGCAAACTGGCCAAGCAGATTGGTCCAGATAATCAGTTGGCGATCGATTTGTTTAATACCGGCATCTATGAAGCCAGACTGCTGTGCAGCTATTTGTATCACCCCCAAGATCTGACTGACGAGTTAATGGAAGCGTGGGTCGTGACATTTGAGAACTGGGAGATTTGTGACTCATTCTGCATGGGCTTTTTTGCTGCGAGTGAAGATGCGATCGCCAAGGCCATTGCCTGGTCCGAACGCGATGAGGAATTTGTCAAACGGGCGGGCTTTGTGATCATGGCAGCCTATGGATTTGTCCATAAGCAAGCCTTAAATCCAGTGTTTGAGCAATTTCTACCGATTATCGAACGGGAAGCGAAAGACGATCGACTGTATGTCAAAAAAGCCGTCAACTGGGCCTTACGGAATATTGGCAAACGCAATGTGGATTTGCAGATCGCGGCGATCGCTACGGCCAATCAAATACGCCAAATTGACCATCCGTCCGCCCAATGGATTGCGAAAAATGCCCTCAGCGAGTTGGAAAAACCCAATGTCAGAATGTCAGATTATCCCCGATACATCTATCGTCCCAAATAGTTGATTGATTGCCATCGCCCAAAATCCCCTCAACAAGCATCACTTAAAGTGGATCGCTCGGGACCACAATAAGCTTTTCAAATGCCTGTAACTCTTCGCGATTACCGACGATAAGGATGCGATCGCCCGCTTCCATCGGCATCTCACCCGTAGGATAACGATAGACCTGACGTTTGCGTTCCACCGCCATCACCGTGGCCCCAGTCAGACGGCGAATATTAGTTTGCGCCAGGGTCTGCCCCACCAACGGAAAATCATCCGTCAGATAGTACCAGTGGTGCTCCAAACCCGAAATAACAGTATCCAAATCCGCCCAACCCCAGTAGTCAGCCTTCGCGGGCAAAATATCCCGGTAGCGGCCACTCCGGTAGCGATTTACCGTTTGCTGCACAGCTTGAGGCGTATCACCAATTTTCAGCAACATATGTGCGCCCATTTCCAATGCCGCTTCAAACTCTGGCTGCACCACCTCATTTGCCCCTAACTGATAAAGCGACTCAATTTCTTCATTCACATGGGCCCGCACTGTCACATCTAGCTCGGGCGCAATACTCAAGGCACGATTTACCGCGAGTCGGGTCGCCATTGGATCGGGCAGCGTAATCGCCATCGACTTCGCCTGCTTCAGATTGGCTCGTTCAAGTACAACTTCACTGGCGGCGTCACCAAATAAATAGGGAATGCCCTGTTCACGCAGGGTCGTAAAGGCGGCTTCGCTGTTATCGATTACGATAATCGAATGGCCTTGAAAATACAGCATTCGCACTAAGGTTTGGCCCACCCGACCATAACCAGCCACGACAATATGATTCTGTAGATCATCCGCCACCGCACCAACCAATTGTGGTTCTGGACTGACCCGCAACAATGTATTAAGCCAAGTGAGTTCACTGAGTTGGCGGATGAGAAATGGCGTGCTTTTAAGCAAAAATGGTGCGAGCAGTAACGTTGCAGCAGTCGTCCCAACGGTTAAGCCATAAAGCTGGTCAGAAAATAAGTTTTGACTTTTTGCCACACCGGCTAAGACAAACGAAAATTCACCAATTTGGTTAATGCCAAGGCCGACTGTTAAAGCAGTTTTCAAGGGATAACGAAAGCCATAAACAATAGCGGTGACGATCGCGCCTTTACCCAACATGGCGATCGCCACTAAGCCAATTAAGGTAACGGCATTTTCGAGCAAAAACCCCGGATCGATCAATAGACCAATGGAAGCAAAAAATAACGTCGCAAAGACATCCCGCATCGGCAGGACACGATCGAGCGCATGGTCGGCATACTCCACATTCGAAATCATCAGACCGGCCACAAACGACCCCATCGCGATGCCTAACCCAAGCCAATAGGTGAAGATCGCAATCCCCAAACAAATCACGAGAATCGTTAGCAAAAACAACTCTTGATTAGCCGTCAGCACAATAATCCGAACAATTCTGGGAA is a window encoding:
- a CDS encoding DNA alkylation repair protein, whose amino-acid sequence is MHLQDVIKQLEALANPANVATKQNKFGIVADRALGIYQKDLGKLAKQIGPDNQLAIDLFNTGIYEARLLCSYLYHPQDLTDELMEAWVVTFENWEICDSFCMGFFAASEDAIAKAIAWSERDEEFVKRAGFVIMAAYGFVHKQALNPVFEQFLPIIEREAKDDRLYVKKAVNWALRNIGKRNVDLQIAAIATANQIRQIDHPSAQWIAKNALSELEKPNVRMSDYPRYIYRPK
- a CDS encoding cation:proton antiporter domain-containing protein, coding for MSGELKLIVEMVTVLGAATAGGFIANRLRQPVLLGYLIGGIAVGPAGFGLVALEGDIQVLAEVGVALLLFALGVEFSLKDLLRMKTIALGGGTLQILSTILLGGGLAYFTGAVNSLPQAIFLGAVLSLSSTAVVLKSLIERNEVQTAFGQVMLAILIVQDLGLGVMLAVLPALSQPADMIGIAVVEALLKAALFLGAAIMAGKWVIPRIVRIIVLTANQELFLLTILVICLGIAIFTYWLGLGIAMGSFVAGLMISNVEYADHALDRVLPMRDVFATLFFASIGLLIDPGFLLENAVTLIGLVAIAMLGKGAIVTAIVYGFRYPLKTALTVGLGINQIGEFSFVLAGVAKSQNLFSDQLYGLTVGTTAATLLLAPFLLKSTPFLIRQLSELTWLNTLLRVSPEPQLVGAVADDLQNHIVVAGYGRVGQTLVRMLYFQGHSIIVIDNSEAAFTTLREQGIPYLFGDAASEVVLERANLKQAKSMAITLPDPMATRLAVNRALSIAPELDVTVRAHVNEEIESLYQLGANEVVQPEFEAALEMGAHMLLKIGDTPQAVQQTVNRYRSGRYRDILPAKADYWGWADLDTVISGLEHHWYYLTDDFPLVGQTLAQTNIRRLTGATVMAVERKRQVYRYPTGEMPMEAGDRILIVGNREELQAFEKLIVVPSDPL
- a CDS encoding phosphomannomutase/phosphoglucomutase, which produces MQDWKKLQNGSDIRGVAIAGVPDEPVNLTPEVATKLGQAFVTWLADKLGKPVADLQLAVGRDSRISGPELMQSVMTGMTTLGSDVYDFGMASTPAMFMSTVTAGFDCDGAIMMTASHLPFNRNGLKFFTKQGGLGKADISAILALAAGDEFAAADDPGAIVAQDFIAVYAGQLVEKIRAAVGAAEPLKGLKIIVDAGNGAGGFYAGQVLEPLGADTTGSQFLEPDGMFPNHIPNPENAEAMASICAAVVEQQADFGIIFDTDVDRSAAVDAQGNELNRNKLIALISAIVLQEHPGSTIVTDSITSDGLTHFIEQDLGGKHHRFKRGYKNVINESVRLNEAGEESWLAIETSGHGAMKENYFLDDGAYLVSKLLIELARSKQAGRVLTDLIANLKEPAESREVRLKIGVADFKPYGEAVIKNLEAFVAEQADWSIVPKNHEGIRVACSAATEDGWFLLRLSLHDPVLPLNIESNVMGGVGKISDRLVAFLQEMDDLDLSGFD
- a CDS encoding acyl-CoA dehydrogenase family protein; the encoded protein is MNLPTASLSEENRIDSLLKTAIAPQATQLDRDPQALKAAFRLLGEHQLLGLRAPREWGGQDWEATAVYQFIEQSTRYSGALAFLQIQHQRAVQEVAASNNQALKQAYLKQATSGQLGLGVGYSHLRRVKQPISVTQTDGGYIFNGTVPWITGFGIFDYWLLAAELPDGQAVFVLVPFVPSEQGNPGDDGVMIFDPPLALAAMGSTQTVTATLQDYFVSETQLVDIKPPGWIHAYDRAHPFTYCFFTLGCAQAGLDILAQARRSDIPAIADTYAALNQEVQQCRDQIYQMLANPVFADCLRLRAWSIDQATRCAHAAVAASRGAANYSDHPAQRVYRESLVFTVFGQNNDVMNATLESMTARSRQVIASLGVKR